A DNA window from Engystomops pustulosus chromosome 6, aEngPut4.maternal, whole genome shotgun sequence contains the following coding sequences:
- the TANC2 gene encoding protein TANC2 isoform X3: MFRNSLKMFLGGGKSNRKNRSSDGGNEEPQERRQHSVDSRHGRASQGGSSSENDCAFDPDYSITPLPVTEGMQHIRMMEGMSRSLPSSPLLTHQAISVRLQPVKKLTGEEESVLGPPPSVDEAANTLMTRLGFLLGEKVSDVQAAGPQYSMEGQEENQGSAATQRISPCSTLTSSTASPPASSPCSTLPPPNTTLPTKDCSPTSTLESRDSGIIATLTSYSENVDRSKYGADSNKELGSRGCVKQGQKSMDSSLYRVDENIMASTFSLNKIPERGLDTGLSQSVQSIPLYLMPRPNSVAATSSAHLEDLAYLDEQRHTPLRTSLRMPRQTLAGPRTPQDLRVRFAPYRPPDISLKPLLFEVPSITTDATFVGRDWLFHEIDAQLQSEDESVNRGVVICGNIGFGKTAIISRLVSLSCHGTRLRQLTSDSPHASPKHSEANRELAQTGQTHSGISSGSCPGTPEMRRRQEEAMRRIAAQVVAYHYCQADNAYTCLVPEFVHNVAALLCRAPQLVAYREQLLREPHLQSLLSLRSCVQDPSASFRRGVLEPLENLYKERKIPDEDYIILIDGLNEAEFHKPDYGDTIVSFLSKMIGKFPRWLKLIVTVRTTLQEITKLLPFHRIFLDRLEENEAIDQDLQAYILQRIHSSSEIQNNISLNGKMDNTTFGKLSSHLKTLSQGSYLYLKLTFDLIEKGYLVLKSSSYKVVPVSLSEVYLLQCNMRFPTQSSFERALPLLNVAVASLHPLTDEHIFQAINAGSVDGGLEWEDFQQRMENLSMFLIKRRDLTRMFVHPSFREWLIWREDGEKTKFLCDPRSGHILLAFWFSRQEGKLNRQQTIELGHHILKAHIFKGLSKKVGVSSSILQALWISYSTDGLSMALASLRNLYTPNIKVSRLLIMGGANVNYRTEVLNNAPILCVQAHLGYTEMVALLLEFSVNVDASSESGMTPLAYSAASGHLTIAMLLCKRRAKVDLLDKNGQCALVHAALRGHLEVVKYLIQWDWTMAGQQSGVLKKSQAIQQALIAAASMGYSEIVSYLLDLPEKDEEEEQRAQINSFDGLWGETALTAAAGRGKLDVCRLLLEQGAAVSQPNRRGVVPIFSAVRQGHWQIVDLLLTHGADVNMADKQGRTPLMTAASEGHVATVEFLLAQGASIGLMDKEGLTALSWACLKGHLAVVRLLVENGAATDHADKNGRTPLDLAAFYGDADVVQFLVDHGAMIEHVDYSGMRPLDRAVGCRNTSVVVALLKKGAKIGCQTLPSRPKGPATWAMATSKPDIMVILLSKLMEEGDMFYKKGKVKEAAQRYQYAMKKFPREGFGEDLKTFRELKVSLLLNLSRCRRKMNDFGMAEEFATKALELKPKSYEAFYARARAKRSSRQFTAALEDLNEAIQICPNNREIQRLLMRVEEECRQVQQEEEVQELQDEPEPEVPNEDIDSTQEDIYEEEYLEQDLDNVPVGLQSEGRQCQGIPGMQSPPQSPAHRDSAYMSGSHQVFDFRSNSSVGSPTRQGYQSTSPSLSPTHQNSHYRPSPPQTSPAHQSSSYRFSPPPVGGQVMDYPSPPPSPLRRAPQYRASPPSESIGMYRQQSGSPVRYQQDPCISQHPGRPKSPLSKISQRSFQMSQLPTAVPQPAHRLQPAKAQIVRSNQPSSAVHSSAVIPGGTYGQVAHGMASKYQTSSGEMSQSRLVYQASLGGLIADGRPMQHVQASLSAGAICQHGGIAKEDIPQRPTSAYRGGMRYNQTPQIGRSQSASYYPVCHTKLDLERQSSQLGSPDVSHLIRRPVSINPVEIKPHPPTPRPLLHSQSVGLRFSPSSNSISSSSSLSATFRPSASIQQMEIPLKPAYERLCDELSPVSPPQGSYPSEPTRSRTTPFMGIIDKTARTQQYPHHHQQSRTWAVSSVDTVLSPTSPGILPQQESFSPPSSISNIAFYNKTNNAQNGHLLEDDYYGPHGVLSNGSRGDLLERVTQASSYPDVKVARTLPVAQAYQDNLYRQLSRDSRQGQTSPIKPKRPFVESNV; the protein is encoded by the exons GGCTCTGCAGCTACCCAGCGGATTAGTCCATGTTCCACCTTAACCAGCAGTACAGCCTCTCCACctgccagcagcccctgctctACCCTTCCTCCCCCCAACACTACTCTCCCAACAAAGGACTGCAGCCCTACTTCTACCCTGGAGAGCAGAGACAGTGGCATTATTG CCACCCTGACCAGCTACTCGGAGAACGTGGACCGTTCCAAGTATGGTGCAGATAGCAACAAGGAACTTGGCTCTCGAGGGTGTGTAAAGCAGGGCCAGAAGTCAATGGATTCAAGTCTCTACCGTGTGGATGAGAATATTATGGCCTCCACtttcagcttaaataaaatccccGAGAGGGGACTGGACACTGGACTCTCGCAATCCGTGCAGTCAATCCCACTCTACCTCATGCCCCGCCCCAACTCTGTCGCAG CTACTAGCTCTGCACACTTGGAGGACCTTGCATACCTGGATGAGCAGAGACATACACCTTTGCGGACCTCCTTACGAATGCCACGGCAGACCCTTGCAGGACCACGCACCCCACAGGACCTCCGAG TTCGCTTTGCCCCCTACCGACCACCAGATATCTCCTTGAAACCGCTGCTATTTGAGGTGCCGAGTATCACCACGGATGCTACATTTGTTGGCCGAGATTGGCTCTTTCATGAGATTGACGCACAGCTACAGAGTGAAGATGAGAGCGTAAATCGGGGTGTAGTCATTTGTGGCAATATTGGATTTGGGAAAACGGCAATCATCTCACGACTGGTGTCTCTTAGTTGTCATGGGACAAGATTGAGACAGCTCACCTCTGACAGCCCCCATGCATCACCAAAGC attcAGAAGCTAATCGGGAATTGGCACAGACAGGACAGACTCATTCTGGGATCTCTAGTGGAAGCTGTCCAGGAACTCCTGAAATGCGAAGACGGCAAGAAGAAGCTATGCGGAGGATAGCAGCACAG GTGGTGGCGTATCACTACTGCCAGGCTGACAATGCATACACCTGTCTAGTGCCTGAATTTGTTCACAATGTGGCCGCTTTGCTGTGCCGTGCCCCCCAGCTAGTTGCGTACAGGGAGCAGCTTCTACGTGAACCACATTTACAGAGTCTGCTCAGTCTAAGGTCCTGTGTGCAAGACCCCTCAGCATCTTTTCGCAGGGGGGTTCTTGAGCCGCTTGAAAATCTATACAAAG AGAGAAAGATTCCAGATGAAGATTACATTATCCTAATAGATGGACTGAACGAAGCAGAGTTCCACAAGCCAGACTATGGAGACACCATTGTGTCCTTTCTAAGCAAGATGATTGGAAAATTCCCCCGTTGGTTAAAGCTCATAGTTACTGTTAGGACCACCCTGCAG gaaatcaccaAGCTTCTTCCTTTTCACCGAATATTTTTGGATCGACTAGAAGAAAATGAGGCAATAGATCAGGATCTCCAGGCCTACATCTTGCAACGGATACACAGCAGTTCCGAAATCCAGAACAATATCTCACTTAATGGAAAAATGGATAACACCACGTTTGGAAAACTTAGTTCCCACCTCAAGACTTTGAGCCAAGGTTCCTACTTATACCTAAAGCTAACATTTGACCTCATAGAGAAGGGCTACTTGGTACTCAAGAGCTCCAGTTACAAAGTAGTTCCTGTATCACTCTCGGAGGTTTATCTCCTGCAGTGTAACATGAGGTTCCCTACACAATCCTCCTTTGAGAGGGCACTTCCTCTTCTCAATGTTGCTGTGGCTTCTCTCCACCCATTGACGGATGAGCACATCTTCCAGGCCATTAATGCAGGCAGCGTGGATGGAGGGCTTGAATGGGAGGATTTTCAGCAACGTATGGAGAACCTTTCCATGTTCTTGATTAAGAGGAGGGACCTGACCCGAATGTTTGTGCACCCGTCCTTCAGAGAATGGTTAATATGGAGAGAAGATGGAGAGAAAACCAAGTTTCTTTGTGATCCCAG GAGTGGACATATCCTGCTGGCCTTCTGGTTCTCTCGTCAGGAGGGGAAGCTGAACAGGCAACAGACCATAGAGCTGGGGCATCACATCCTGAAAGCACATATCTTCAAG GGTCTCAGTAAGAAGGTCGGGGTCTCTTCATCTATTTTACAAGCTCTGTGGATTTCCTACAGCACAGATGGCCTTTCCATGGCACTGGCATCTCTACGAAACCTCTACACTCCAAACATCAAA GTGAGCCGCCTTCTCATTATGGGTGGAGCTAATGTAAACTACCGCACTGAGGTCCTGAACAATGCCCCCATCCTCTGCGTTCAGGCCCATCTGGGGTACACTGAGATGGTGGCACTGCTGTTAGAGTTCTCCGTCAATGTTGACGCCAGTTCGGAGAGTGGCATGACCCCTCTAGCCTATTCCGCAGCCTCAGGTCATCTGACGATTGCCATGTTACTGTGTAAGAGGAGAGCTAAG GTGGATCTGCTGGATAAGAATGGACAGTGTGCGCTAGTCCATGCTGCCCTGCGTGGCCACCTGGAGGTGGTGAAATATCTTATCCAGTGGGACTGGACAATGGCCGGACAACAGTCTGGAGTTTTAAAGAAAAGTCAAGCCATACAGCAAGCACTGATCGCCGCAGCCAGCATGGGATACTCAGAG ATTGTCTCCTACCTTCTGGACCTGCCAGAAAAAGATGAGGAAGAGGAACAGAGAGCTCAGATTAATAGCTTCGATGGGCTGTGGGGAGAGACAG CACTAACAGCTGCTGCAGGTCGTGGAAAGCTGGATGTTTGCCGCCTACTTCTTGAGCAAGGAGCAGCTGTATCCCAACCCAACCGGAGAGGTGTTGTTCCAATATTCAGTGCTGTACGGCAAGGGCACTGGCAG ATTGTGGATTTGCTGCTTACACACGGTGCAGATGTGAATATGGCTGACAAGCAGGGTCGTACCCCATTAATGACCGCGGCATCAGAGGGACATGTCGCCACTGTGGAGTTTCTGCTGGCACAAG GAGCTTCCATCGGGCTCATGGACAAGGAGGGACTGACAGCTCTGAGTTGGGCctgccttaaagggcatctagctGTGGTGAGGTTGTTGGTAGAAAATGGAGCTGCCACTGACCATGCTGACAAAAATGGCCGTACACCGCTAGATCTTGCAGCTTTTTATGGCGACGCAGATGTG GTACAGTTCTTGGTGGACCATGGTGCTATGATTGAACATGTGGATTACAGCGGCATGCGCCCCCTTGATCGAGCTGTAGGCTGCAGGAACACATCGGTTGTGGTAGCTCTCCTGAAGAAAGGAGCTAAAATAG GCTGTCAGACCTTACCAAGCCGCCCAAAAG GTCCAGCCACCTGGGCCATGGCTACGTCCAAACCAGACATCATGGTCATTCTGCTGAGTAAACTGATGGAAGAGGGAGACATGTTCTACAAG AAAGGGAAAGTAAAAGAAGCCGCACAGAGATACCAGTACGCCATGAAGAAGTTTCCACGGGAGGGCTTCGGAGAAGATCTTAAGACTTTTCGAGAACTGAAAGTGTCACTTTTACTGAACCTATCCCGATGTCGTCGGAAGATGAAT GACTTTGGAATGGCAGAGGAATTTGCTACTAAGGCTCTGGAATTGAAACCAAAGTCATATGAGGCATTCTATGCTAGAGCCAGGGCCAAACGAAGTAGCAG ACAGTTCACAGCAGCTTTAGAAGACCTGAATGAAGCAATCCAGATCTGCCCTAACAATCGAGAAATTCAGCGACTTCTAATGAGAGTAGAAGAGGAATGCAGGCAAGTCCAACAAGAGGAGGAAGTCCAAGAGCTTCAAGATGAACCAGAACCAGAAGTACCAAACGAGGACATTGATTCTACACAAGAAGACATCTACGAAGAAGAGTACCTGGAACAGGATTTAGACAATGTCCCTGTAGGATTACAAAGTGAAGGAAGACAATGTCAGGGCATTCCAGGCATGCAAAGTCCTCCACAGTCTCCTGCTCATCGAGATTCTGCATATATGTCTGGCTCACACCAAGTATTTGACTTTAGATCAAATAGCTCTGTTGGTTCTCCTACCCGGCAAGGCTATCAGTCAACTTCTCCATCCCTGTCTCCAACACACCAGAACTCTCACTATCGCCCCAGTCCTCCTCAAACATCCCCTGCTCATCAGAGTTCTTCCTACCGCTTTAGTCCGCCTCCTGTAGGCGGTCAGGTCATGGACTACCCTAGCCCACCACCTTCACCATTACGAAGGGCCCCTCAGTACAGAGCTAGCCCTCCGAGTGAAAGTATAGGTATGTATAGACAACAGTCTGGTTCTCCAGTTAGGTATCAGCAAGATCCATGTATAAGTCAGCATCCTGGAAGACCAAAGTCTCCATTATCTAAGATATCTCAGAGGTCTTTCCAAATGTCACAGCTTCCCACCGCAGTTCCACAACCTGCACACAGATTACAGCCAGCTAAGGCACAAATAGTACGTAGCAACCAACCCAGTTCGGCAGTGCATTCTAGTGCAGTAATTCCTGGTGGTACATATGGACAGGTGGCACATGGTATGGCAAGTAAATACCAGACATCCTCTGGAGAGATGAGTCAAAGCCGATTAGTATATCAAGCTTCTCTTGGTGGTCTTATAGCTGATGGACGTCCAATGCAGCATGTGCAGGCCAGTTTGAGTGCAGGAGCCATTTGTCAGCATGGTGGAATTGCCAAGGAGGATATACCACAGAGACCTACATCGGCCTATCGAGGAGGAATGAGATATAACCAAACTCCTCAAATTGGACGAAGTCAGTCTGCATCATATTATCCAGTATGTCACACAAAGCTGGATCTTGAGCGCCAATCCAGTCAGCTAGGTTCACCAGATGTTTCCCACCTTATTAGGAGGCCTGTGAGTATTAATCCTGTGGAAATCAAACCTCACCCACCTACTCCAAGACCATTGTTACACTCACAAAGTGTAGGACTTCGTTTTTCTCCATCTAGCAACAGTATTTCGTCCTCTTCCAGCCTCTCTGCCACCTTCCGACCATCTGCATCTATACAACAGATGGAAATTCCACTTAAACCAGCTTATGAGAGACTCTGCGATGAGctgtctcctgtgtcccccccccaagGAAGTTACCCCAGTGAACCAACACGCTCTAGGACAACCCCCTTCATGGGTATAATTGATAAGACAGCACGGACTCAGCAGTATCCCCACCACCATCAGCAGAGTCGGACATGGGCGGTCTCCTCTGTTGACACTGTTCTCAGTCCCACATCTCCTGGTATCTTGCCCCAGCAAGAATCTTTCAGTCCCCCTTCCTCAATCAGCAACATCGCCTTTTATAACAAAACCAACAATGCACAGAATGGGCATCTGCTTGAAGACGACTACTATGGTCCGCACGGTGTGCTGTCTAATGGCTCTCGAGGGGACTTATTGGAGAGAGTCACACAGGCCTCCTCTTATCCTGATGTCAAGGTGGCCAGAACACTGCCTGTTGCACAGGCTTACCAGGACAACCTGTACAGGCAGCTGTCTCGGGACTCTCGGCAGGGCCAGACTTCGCCCATCAAACCAAAGAGACCCTTTGTGGAGTCTAATGTGTAG